TAAATCACCTTTTATTTCTCCCCAAATATCTATCTCGCCTCCTGCAGCAATCAGGTCGCCATTTATTTGACCAGCGATACTAATTTTCCCAGCACTGACTATTAAATTATCCATAATTATAGTGCCTTTTTCTAGGGAAAAACTCTCACTCAATTGTATCTCTGCCGCTGAAACTGGCTTTGGTATGAGGATTGTTGCCAGAAAAATAGCAAGCAAGAGTTTGCGCATGCTGATATATTAAAGTCTGCGCCACTCTAACATAGCCAAGAAAGTTTGTCCCTGATATTACGATGCGCTATGATAATTTTGTCCTTAGTATCATTATGAATTTTAGCAGCAGCCAAATTAAGCTATTTGCTATTGTAACAGGTGTAATTTTGGTGTTTGTACTTGCTTTCGCTTTTTTCTTGCGGCCTGGTGTGGGAGAAAAAAGTGATATTACTTTGACTATTTGGGGCGTAGGTGATGAGCAGGGAGACTTTCAAACAGTATTTCAAGACTTTATTATTTATGCTAAACAAGCGCCTCAATATCGCGGTGCGGCGATCAATATTGAATATCGCTCCTGGCGCTCAGATGAATATGAAACGCTTTTATTGAATCAATTAGCAGAAGGTAAAGGCCCAGATATTTTTTATATTCACAATACGTGGTTACCTAAATATCATAATAAATTATTACCGCTGCCAGCTGATCAATTGAGCTTGGATCAATTCAAAGAGGAATTTGTGCCGGTGACTTTCGATGATTTAGTATATGAAAAGAAAGTCTATGCTCTGCCACATTACGTTGACACCTTAGCTCTATACTACAATACCCAGCACTATCAGTCTGGTGCTTCAGGTAGTTCACGCCCTGCTAATACTTGGTCTGCTCTGAAGGCCCAGATTGCTGCTATGACTAGTAAGAATGGTAATCAGTTAACTCGCTCTGCCATAGGTTTGGGTACAATGAAAAATATTAAATACGCGGTAGATCTCATCTATTTGCAGTTGGTTCAACGCTCAGGCAAGCTCTGTCAAGAGGTTTGTACTGCTGTGAGTGTGAGTGATAATGTGCCTTTTAAAGAGGCAGTGAATGAATATACTGGTTTTAGTGACCCTAATAGTACCTATTATACTTGGGATAGTAATTATCTTAAGGGACATGAAAACAATAATATCTTTAACGATATTGATGCTTTTATTCGTGGTCGAGTAAGCTCAGTTTTCGCATATGCAAGTGATTATCAGCAAATAAAAACTTTGGGCCAGGCAAACAATTTGAACTTTGCTATTGCGGAGGTTCCTCAATTAGACGCTGCCGCTCGTGATAATGAAAGGATTACCTTTGCTAACTATTGGTCCATGGCAGTAAGCCGTAATAGCGGCCATCCTCAATTGGCTTGGGACTTTATTAAGTATTTTACTACGGCGCCAATACTTGCTAAGTTTTATGAGGAGCATCCTCGTCCAGTAAGCAGAGAAGATATGATCAACACTAGTACAGAAAATCCTTTGCGTGTATTTGATCGTCAGGCAAAGTATGCTAAAAGCGTAATAGTGTATGATGATGCTCGTTTTACCCAGATTCTATCTGATAATATCGAGGATATCGTCAACAAAAATAGTACTTTGATTGGGGCATTACAAAAAATGGAAGCTGAGCTTAATAAGGTTCTCGCTCCTTATGCACAGCTTCCTAGTAGTGATTTATAGCATTGACTCATATATGAACTATATAGTAGAATTAAACGAAACTAACAAAAATCACATGTTTTCAGTCAAAGCAATTAATCAACAAGTAGCTAAAAAACAACGAAAGGGGGTGAGTACGATGCGCCGTCTCACTGATGCTCTCGGTAAAGCCGCTTTAATGGTAGCACTTTCTGCTCCTGTTCAAGCTTTCGCCGAAAGTGGTTTAGGTCAAAGCACTATTCCACGTCCAGAAAATCTTTCTGGTACACCTTTCTTGCAATTGCTAACTAATATTATCAATTTTATTTTGGGTTTAGTTGGTACTATTGCAGTATTGATGTTGATCTGGGGAGGATTTAATTATCTCACTTCAGCTGGTAACTCTGAAAATACTAAGAAAGCAAAGCAAACTATTATCTATGCAATCATAGGTATTATCATTATTGCTCTTTCATACCAAATTGTTCGCTTTATTACTGGTACAATTTCAGGTCTATAATTTAGGTAGTATTTATTCTGCCTTTTTAGAAAGGACCTTAGCGCATTTGTTAAGGTCCTTTTATTTTCTCCTTCTCTATGCTGCCACTTTCTTACTTTGCTACCTATTTAGTACAAAATGGTTTTACTACTCAAGGTTTTCATGTCCCGGACTTTTTGGCTAGTAGGACTGATTTCCTTAGTTCTGGTAGTCAAATTTTAAACTGGATTTTAGGATTTGTCGGTACAGTAGCCTTTCTCATTATTCTTTGGGCTGGCTTAACGATGGTGACGTCAGCTGGTAATAGTGACCGGATCAAAAAAGCTAGATCGGCTTTAATCTATACTTTCATTGGTATAGTAATAATTGCCGTATCATATGTATTTGTGCAACTAATTACTTGGTACCTTTCACCAGCTAATCAAGCGACTATTCCACCTTCACCAGCTGCCAGTCCGAGGGTAGGATTACCAGTGACTAATAGTACTGTGCCGCTTTTAGAGAGACAGTTTACTGTCGTCGCTACGCCAAGTAGGCGTTAGGTGCTATTAGCGATGAAACTTCTTGTGAATATCCTTTAAGCGATTGTCGGTCAAATGGGTATATATCTGCGTAGTGGTAATACTAGCATGTCCCAGTAATTCTTGAACTGAACGCAAATCAGCACCATTTTGTAGCAAATTAGTGGCAAAGGAATGGCGCAAGGTGTGTGGGGTTACATGTTTCAGAATATTAGCTTTAAATGCATACGTACGTATCATTTTTTGAATACTTAATGGTGTTAGGCGGCGATGTTCGCCAGTGCTTTTTGCTCCTTTGTCACGAGATCCGCGATAATTGATAAAAAGTGGCTTCCAGGTGTCCTCACGAGTGGCTAAATAGTTCAGTACAGCCTTTTTAGCATGGTCACTAATAAAGACAATACGGACTTTATTGCCCTTGCCCCGTATTGTGAACTCTTGCTTTTCTAGATCTACGCGATCTCTATCCAAACTAACCAATTCACTAACTCGTAAACCAGTAGAATAAAGTAGTTCTACAATCGCTTTGTCCCTTATACCCACAACCTTTTTAGTATTGATAGCGGAGAACAGCTTATTTAATTCTTTTTGTTCCAAGAATTCTACGGTTCTTTGTTCCAACTTGCCCACCTCTATTTTTTCAGGGTTTAAGCTTGGTATGTCCATTTTGCCTAAATATCTCAAAAAAGCGCGCAAGGCAATAATATGATAGCTTTGGGTTTTTTTACTCAGAGGCAAACCATGTTTGTCATTTAATCGGTTGAGATATAAACGATACTTTTGTATTATTGGCAACGTAATTTCTACTGGTTTGATTAAACCAGCAAAATCAACAAAGCGCATCAGATAGTGCTGATAGTTGAGAATAGTCTTGAAAGACTGATTTTTATTTAATTCAGCATCTTCCAGAAACTCGGTGATATAATCTACGACACTTTTATTGTCCTCCATTGTAATATAAAAGCTCTCTTATTCTACTGTTCTTTTTTGCTACTGCAATCTAGATAAAGCCTCATTTTATTCTAATGCTATTGAGTAACTTATTTGGGAAATGGTGTTTCTTTGCAGGAAAAAAGTATATGGACGATGCAATTGATGCGTTTAAGCAATTCTTATAGTCAAAAAAAAACTTTTACGCTAAAATGCGGCCGCAATCGGGGATCGTCTAATGGTAGGACAACAGCCTCTGGAGCTGTGAGTTGGGGTTCGAGTCCCTATCCCCGAACCAGCCTGCGCGTAGCCGCTTCGGCTGGCGGGGCCAGAACTGCTTATTTTTATATATCTGCTTTTAGAATATGCGCTCTCAGTTGAGCCAGCGCAGTGCTAGGCTGCCGAAGAGGCGACTAGCGCGTAGGCATGCCATATTGTCAAAGATTGTTTTGTCGATCATTGATAGCCTAGCCTTATTCCTGGTCCCTTATTCCTTATTACATACTCAGATCGAAACATCTTCCTAGCCAGAATCGATTCCATTGATGAAGGGCTTGGGCTCTTAGACGAGTCAAGTTATTTGCTGATCTTAGCCTAATTAAGGAGAAATCAACTAAATGAATTGTACTGCGCTGGCCATTCTCAGGAGTTATTACAATATTTGCTATTGCCGGTGTTAGGTCTGGATCTCGCCACCATGTTGGAGCCTCCTGAGGCATCAATGGGAAAAGCCCTCTGTTTCGCAATATTAAACCAGCTGCAATGCCCGGAGTGACCAATAACTTGTCGAGAACTTTGTCTCTATGAGGCTTGAATTCAGATAAAAGACACTGTGCTGCTCCTGCTAAACCCATCGGATCAATACTGACACCATGTTCAGCCATAGCTGCTCTATTCATTTGTAATAATGAATCTATTTGCTTACGGACGTCGGCCGAAGTAGCTATATCTGCTGGTCGCACATGACGAGCATGCGGAATCCTAGCTTGACCAATGATATAACCCGCAGTTTTGTCGGGCAGCACTCGAGCAGGAGGAATAAATGGTGCAAAGAGCTTCCTGCTCATATCTAACAATTCTCGGATATTGTTTATGTCTCCAGGTACTTTAGGTACTTTGAGCAATTCGCTAGGGTTCCTTAGATTCTCATATACTCGGTGATCCGATCCTTCAGCAAATAATTTGCCGAAGGATATGTCAGGAGTTTCTCTTGAGCCGTCCATAAATTTTTTTACTGCCAATATTAGCAGATCTATCAGGATATTGCCATGTCCCATTACTTGCGTATTGTTTGCTGACTTGGCATGCTGCACCTGCTCGAAATATGATTATGAAAAAGTTATTACCGTTTACATTGTCCCAGGTGCAGAAGTGGGTAAATACTTATCCAACGCCTTTTTATGTTTATGATGAGAGGGGAATCAGAAATATTTGTCGAAGATTAAAAAAAGCCTTTTCTTGGTTAGACTTCAAACAGTATTATGCTGTGAAAGCTTTGCCTAACCCCAGCATCTTGCAGATATTAAAAGATGAGGGTTTGGGAGCTGATTGCAGTTCTTTAGCGGAGTTATACTTGGCAGAAATGGCAGGTATATCAGGTCAAGATATTATGTACACTTCTAATAACACTCTTGATGAGGAATTTCAGAAAGCCCATCAAATGGGGGCGATTATAAACCTTGATGATATTAGCCATATTGAGCCTTTAGAAAGGGTGGTGGGAATTCCTGAAATACTATCTTTTCGCTTTAATCCTGGAAAATTGCGTGAGGGAAATAGTATTATCGGCAAACCGGAGGAAGCAAAGTATGGCCTCACTAAAGATCAATTGTTTAAGGCTTATCAAATCATGCAACAAAAGGGCGTGAAGCGTTTTGGTATTCACACTATGATCGCTTCTAATGAGCTAGATCCTGACTATTTTGTTAAAACTGCAGAAATGCTATTTGATTTAGTAATCGAGCTGAAGCAAAAATTAGGTATTAGTTGTGAAATAGTAAATATTGGGGGTGGGGTTGGTATTCCTTATAAACCAGAACAAGATGAAGTGGATCTTGAATATATGGGGAATGAGATACAAAAGTTATACCAACAGAAAGTGATACAAGCAGGTCTGCAGCCTTTTACGCTAGCTATGGAATGTGGTCGACTCATTACGGGGCCGTATGGATATCTAGTTACTCGGGCTATTCGCCATAAAAACACTTATAAAAACTATGTAGGGGTTGATGCCTGTATGGCCAATCTGATGCGTCCTGGTATGTATGGTGCCTATCATCATATTAGTGTGCTTGGTAAGGAGCAGACTGCTTTGGATCATGTTTATGATATTACTGGTGGTCTTTGTGAAAATAATGATAAGTTTGCTATTGATCGAGCATTGCCCCAAATCTCTGATGGCGATATTTTAGTAATTCACGATGCTGGCGCGCATGGCCATGCTATGGGCTTTAATTACAATGGCAAGTTGCGCTCAGCAGAATTTTTGCTTCGAGAAAATAGTGAATTACAAATGATTCGTAGAGGGGAAACTCTCGATGATCATTTTGCCACTCTTAAGTTCTAAAATTATTGTGCTTGAGTTTGGTTATTCTCGGGTGTATTTGATGTGTCCTGAGATGTGTCGCAGCCTTTATTGTAAATGGTTGCTCCTGCTAGTAAAAGTGCCAAGGCTATTGCTGTTCTTTCGCTGGCCTCAACAGAAGAACGGTTCTGCCGCTGACGTAAGTGGGCAAATCTTTGCTGCATAAATTTTTGTGAAGCTGAATCTTAGCTACGCCCAGTTTATCTGTCTAGATCTGTACGCTAATAAATTTCAAATGATTGGATTCTGGCCAAGCCTGATGCGGAGGGAAATCTTTGTCAGCTGATCCTCGATACTGGGTCTGTACTTTGAAGCCAGCTTTTTGGGCATAGTGATGGATATGCTGATCAAAGTCTTGCTTAGACCATTGGGCGAAATTGGTAGAACAAATTAGGCTGCCTCTTTTGTTTAATAATGGTAATGCTTGCATGATCAAATCTTGATAATTTTGTGCCACTGAAAAACTACCTTGTTTCTTTTTGGCAAAGGTGGGCGGGTCGAGAATAATTATGTCATATTTGATTCCTTTCCGACGGCAAAAACTAAAATGAGCGAAAGTATCTGAAGTAATGACTTGATTATTGGTAGATGCCAATTTATTTAAAACCATATTTTCTACGCACCATTCGCTATAAGTCTTCGATAAATCCACACTTACTGTACTGGCGGCTCCACCAACAGCACAGGCAATGCTGAGAGCCCCTGTATAACTAAAAGTATTACAAATATGCTTCCCTTTACTAATACTCATTAAATATTCTCGATTGCCTCTTTGATCTAAAAAAAGACCATTCATTAAGCCGGCTGCTAACTTAACGATAAACTGGCCAGTTTTTTCAGCGATAATTAAATTAAGGGGAGCTGAATTGCCCCAAATTAGTTGAATTGGTGAGTTACTATTAGTCGGAGAACGATCTTTAAGATATATACCTTGAAGCGGCATCAACTTAATCAATACTTCGATAAGGATGCTTTGCCAGACTTGTATGCCCCGATTGAAGCATGTTATTACCGCAAATTGATGAAATAATTCTATATGTATTCCCGGTATGCCATCTGCTTCACTGTGAATTAACCTGAATGCTTCAGGTAGGATAGGAAATGATTGTTGCCTTTTTTGCCAAGCCAGTTTTAGTAGCCAACTTATATAATCTGAGTCTAATGGCTTTTCTGTGATACAAATTTGCGCCTTGTGCGTATGGCCAATGTAGCCATAAAACTTTTGTGATGCGACGACAATCTCGATACTAGTACCTTCCTTGGCTAGACTTTCAAAAAAGTCATCCTTGGTTAGGTAAGGAATCTGAGCAAGTAATTTGGCAATGCCAGTTTTCTTGGGGGTTAGCTCTACCATTAGCCCATTACAATATCATCATCTTTCTCATCATCTATAGCACCTTCTTCTACTGGCTTTTTGAGAAAATACTCTTCATAAAATGCTTTTGCTTTACGCAAATTTTCCATCACTTTCGTTTTGTCGCCGGCACCCATTGCTTCCAAACTAAACTTGATACAAATAGGCTTATTAAAATTATCGCGGCGTAAATGAGTTAAGAAACTTTCTAGAGGGATTTCTCCTTCGTCGAGTGGCTGATTAGGTAAATTGTTGTGGAAGTTTGAGATATAAACAAACTCTAATCTTTTGCGAATAATTTTGTACACTCTGAGTAATGGCAATTTCTGGGAAGCTAAATGACAAACATCTAAACAAATGTAATCAAAACGTCGCAAGTCCTCAATGTTGCGTAGAGAATACTGAGGCAAAAATAAATTGGTGCTTGCTGGTGGATTCTCAACACAAATTTTCACTTTTGTTTTTTTCTGTAATTTGGGAATTTCATTTTTGAACCATTGGGCATAGCGTAGGCTAGTAAACAATGGCGGACGAGCGTTTAGTAAGGGGATATTTGCTGTTTCGGCAATTTCTAAAGCAGCTTGAAAGCGCTTGGGGGTTCCATCTGCTGGCAGAGAAAGGCTAACGATAGGTAATTTGAAGAATTCTTGTAAACGGAGCAAGTAATCTGGATCTCGGGTATCAAAAATATCGTTGAGGATGATATCAAGCCCTTCGAATCCAGCGTCTTTAGTAAACTCAAAAATACGATTTAAACCATATTTGTAGAGACAGCCAGTAGTAAGACACAACATAAAGAAGCGGATAGCTATAATATACATCTATATCTTAGCATATATTATCAACAATATGGTATACTAATTGGAATACAAAAATAAAAACTATGTCCCCACAGCACTATTTTCGCAGAATGTCGGTAGTCCTTTTTGCTTTGATTTGTGTAATCTGGGTGAGCATTTACGGTGTGATTATAACTGGAGCATTCTCACGGGCATTTTGGGCTAGTATGACAGCGGTAGATGTCCTGGTAAAATAAATTCAAAAAAACAAAAGATAAAATTATAAGGCCATCAAATCTGTTTGAAGAAATGATGACTGTGAGCTGTATTCCTCTCATGTCTTTTGCCTGTGGCCGTGGCAAAGATGGTATGTACGTACTTGCTCAGCAGCCAGTCAGTTTTGTCTAATCAGAAATAACTGAGGAATTGTTTTGAAACTTGAATTGTTCAGTGGTATATTGCGCCCGATTTAACTAATCCTGTATATGCCATATGTTTGGTATGCCTTGGGCGCTAGTATACTAGCTCTAGTGGTTGCGGTTATTCATATTTCGTCGATCATGCGTGTGAAAGTTGCTGATAAAACGATGAATGATATTTCTTTAGCTATTAGGCAGGGAGCGGAAGCCTATCTTAGTCGGCAAACTAAGACAATTGGCGTGTTTACTATTCTGATTTTTTTGGTACTGGGTTTTGTTTTTAATTGGTTGATGGCTGCTGGATTTTTAGCTGGTGCGATTCTTTCTTTGGCAGCTGCTTATATTGGTATGGGTGTATGTAGTCGTACTAATGTACGTACTGCTTTCTTAGCTAAAGAAGGTATGCAGCCAGCATTAAGTATTGCTTTCCGTGGTGGTTTGGTCACAGGTCTTGGTGTGGTTGGTCTAGCGCTTTTGGGAGTGAGTGGTTTTTATCTTATTCTTAGAGCGTATGGTTTGCCTGTCGCCCAAATTCCGCAAATGTTAATTGGCTTTGGTTTTGGTGCTTCTTTGGTGAGTTTATTTGCTCGTGTTGGTGGGGGCATTTTTACTAAGGCAGCTGATGTCGGGGCTGATCTTGTCGGAAAAATAGAACAAAATATTCCTGAAGATGATCCTCGAAATCCAGCCGTTATTGCTGATAATGTTGGCGACAACGTAGGTGATGTTGCTGGTATGGGGGCTGATCTTTTTGAAACCTATGCAGTTACCTTGATTGCTGCTTTGGTATTAGCTTCTTCAGTATTTACTGGTGGTAGTTTTTCACAGGTAGCGATTGAGTATCCTTTGATGTTGGGGGCTGTAGCTATCGTAGC
This is a stretch of genomic DNA from Candidatus Abawacabacteria bacterium. It encodes these proteins:
- a CDS encoding extracellular solute-binding protein, producing the protein MNFSSSQIKLFAIVTGVILVFVLAFAFFLRPGVGEKSDITLTIWGVGDEQGDFQTVFQDFIIYAKQAPQYRGAAINIEYRSWRSDEYETLLLNQLAEGKGPDIFYIHNTWLPKYHNKLLPLPADQLSLDQFKEEFVPVTFDDLVYEKKVYALPHYVDTLALYYNTQHYQSGASGSSRPANTWSALKAQIAAMTSKNGNQLTRSAIGLGTMKNIKYAVDLIYLQLVQRSGKLCQEVCTAVSVSDNVPFKEAVNEYTGFSDPNSTYYTWDSNYLKGHENNNIFNDIDAFIRGRVSSVFAYASDYQQIKTLGQANNLNFAIAEVPQLDAAARDNERITFANYWSMAVSRNSGHPQLAWDFIKYFTTAPILAKFYEEHPRPVSREDMINTSTENPLRVFDRQAKYAKSVIVYDDARFTQILSDNIEDIVNKNSTLIGALQKMEAELNKVLAPYAQLPSSDL
- a CDS encoding TrbC/VirB2 family protein, coding for MFSVKAINQQVAKKQRKGVSTMRRLTDALGKAALMVALSAPVQAFAESGLGQSTIPRPENLSGTPFLQLLTNIINFILGLVGTIAVLMLIWGGFNYLTSAGNSENTKKAKQTIIYAIIGIIIIALSYQIVRFITGTISGL
- a CDS encoding tyrosine-type recombinase/integrase, which gives rise to MEDNKSVVDYITEFLEDAELNKNQSFKTILNYQHYLMRFVDFAGLIKPVEITLPIIQKYRLYLNRLNDKHGLPLSKKTQSYHIIALRAFLRYLGKMDIPSLNPEKIEVGKLEQRTVEFLEQKELNKLFSAINTKKVVGIRDKAIVELLYSTGLRVSELVSLDRDRVDLEKQEFTIRGKGNKVRIVFISDHAKKAVLNYLATREDTWKPLFINYRGSRDKGAKSTGEHRRLTPLSIQKMIRTYAFKANILKHVTPHTLRHSFATNLLQNGADLRSVQELLGHASITTTQIYTHLTDNRLKDIHKKFHR
- the lysA gene encoding diaminopimelate decarboxylase encodes the protein MMKKLLPFTLSQVQKWVNTYPTPFYVYDERGIRNICRRLKKAFSWLDFKQYYAVKALPNPSILQILKDEGLGADCSSLAELYLAEMAGISGQDIMYTSNNTLDEEFQKAHQMGAIINLDDISHIEPLERVVGIPEILSFRFNPGKLREGNSIIGKPEEAKYGLTKDQLFKAYQIMQQKGVKRFGIHTMIASNELDPDYFVKTAEMLFDLVIELKQKLGISCEIVNIGGGVGIPYKPEQDEVDLEYMGNEIQKLYQQKVIQAGLQPFTLAMECGRLITGPYGYLVTRAIRHKNTYKNYVGVDACMANLMRPGMYGAYHHISVLGKEQTALDHVYDITGGLCENNDKFAIDRALPQISDGDILVIHDAGAHGHAMGFNYNGKLRSAEFLLRENSELQMIRRGETLDDHFATLKF
- a CDS encoding class I SAM-dependent rRNA methyltransferase, encoding MVELTPKKTGIAKLLAQIPYLTKDDFFESLAKEGTSIEIVVASQKFYGYIGHTHKAQICITEKPLDSDYISWLLKLAWQKRQQSFPILPEAFRLIHSEADGIPGIHIELFHQFAVITCFNRGIQVWQSILIEVLIKLMPLQGIYLKDRSPTNSNSPIQLIWGNSAPLNLIIAEKTGQFIVKLAAGLMNGLFLDQRGNREYLMSISKGKHICNTFSYTGALSIACAVGGAASTVSVDLSKTYSEWCVENMVLNKLASTNNQVITSDTFAHFSFCRRKGIKYDIIILDPPTFAKKKQGSFSVAQNYQDLIMQALPLLNKRGSLICSTNFAQWSKQDFDQHIHHYAQKAGFKVQTQYRGSADKDFPPHQAWPESNHLKFISVQI
- a CDS encoding sugar phosphate isomerase/epimerase, which codes for MLCLTTGCLYKYGLNRIFEFTKDAGFEGLDIILNDIFDTRDPDYLLRLQEFFKLPIVSLSLPADGTPKRFQAALEIAETANIPLLNARPPLFTSLRYAQWFKNEIPKLQKKTKVKICVENPPASTNLFLPQYSLRNIEDLRRFDYICLDVCHLASQKLPLLRVYKIIRKRLEFVYISNFHNNLPNQPLDEGEIPLESFLTHLRRDNFNKPICIKFSLEAMGAGDKTKVMENLRKAKAFYEEYFLKKPVEEGAIDDEKDDDIVMG